A window of Planctomycetota bacterium contains these coding sequences:
- a CDS encoding FtsX-like permease family protein, whose translation MTPGGRSSSLPVLARMAVIDVTRRPWRLGFLAAGIALAGAAAFGALVFHTVIGRSLDRSLARLGADAAILPAGITANLTPVLLSVEPSAATIAPEAIHRLSASPVVAAVARQRTLKLADASGHLPIDVVVFDPATDLTVLPWVEERLERPFGAGDVLVGGRRPEAVGEQIVVQGVELVVHGRLGLTGAGPFERSWFFTADTARRLAAANVVTADGERVAEEPLESPSGAMLRLVAGRGPEELRFALASVPGVQLVAGSGSQIAVRQAVKTLADTSFVMLLVALAAPVVLVGVAYTGMLAERRRELGTMLALGVPRAAIMATVALEAAIAAVAGSLAGVVLAAAAIVGFMRTVGFALEQRAIALAMPGVGELCLYALASGVLVAATAIMGAAIAAWLAAGRQPWTLLRGDTA comes from the coding sequence ATGACCCCGGGCGGCAGGTCGTCGTCTCTTCCGGTGCTCGCCCGGATGGCGGTGATCGACGTCACCCGCCGCCCGTGGCGGCTCGGCTTCCTCGCGGCTGGCATCGCGCTGGCGGGGGCGGCGGCGTTCGGGGCGCTCGTGTTTCATACGGTGATCGGTCGGTCCCTCGACCGGAGCCTCGCACGGCTGGGCGCGGATGCCGCCATCCTGCCAGCCGGCATCACGGCCAACCTCACTCCCGTCCTCCTCTCGGTCGAACCGTCGGCGGCGACGATCGCTCCGGAGGCGATTCATCGGCTCTCGGCCTCGCCGGTGGTGGCAGCCGTGGCCCGGCAGCGCACGCTCAAACTGGCCGACGCCAGTGGCCACCTGCCGATCGACGTCGTCGTGTTCGATCCGGCGACCGACCTCACCGTGCTGCCGTGGGTGGAGGAGCGGCTCGAGCGACCATTCGGAGCCGGCGACGTGCTCGTCGGCGGGCGGCGGCCGGAGGCGGTGGGCGAGCAGATCGTCGTGCAAGGTGTGGAGCTCGTCGTGCATGGCCGACTCGGCCTCACCGGTGCCGGGCCGTTTGAGCGATCGTGGTTTTTCACGGCCGACACCGCCCGACGGCTCGCCGCTGCAAACGTCGTCACGGCCGATGGCGAACGCGTGGCGGAGGAGCCGCTCGAGTCGCCGAGCGGTGCGATGCTGCGGCTCGTGGCGGGACGAGGCCCCGAGGAACTGCGGTTCGCTCTGGCGTCGGTGCCGGGTGTGCAGCTCGTCGCCGGCAGCGGCAGCCAGATCGCGGTCCGCCAGGCCGTCAAGACACTCGCCGACACGTCGTTCGTCATGCTCCTGGTGGCACTCGCGGCCCCGGTGGTGCTCGTGGGCGTGGCGTATACCGGCATGCTCGCCGAGCGGCGGAGGGAGCTCGGCACGATGCTGGCGCTGGGTGTCCCCCGTGCCGCCATCATGGCCACAGTGGCGCTCGAGGCGGCGATCGCGGCCGTCGCGGGGTCGCTTGCCGGAGTCGTGCTGGCTGCCGCGGCGATCGTCGGATTCATGCGGACAGTCGGGTTCGCACTCGAGCAGCGGGCGATCGCGCTGGCGATGCCGGGGGTTGGGGAATTGTGTCTGTACGCGCTGGCGAGCGGCGTGCTCGTCGCCGCGACGGCGATCATGGGCGCCGCGATCGCTGCCTGGCTGGCGGCGGGACGGCAGCCCTGGACGCTCCTGCGGGGCGACACGGCATGA
- a CDS encoding ATP-binding cassette domain-containing protein: protein MSDPPIIEARHASLTYHTRRGPITAVDDVSLAIAPGECVAILGRSGSGKSTLLALLGGLCAPTAGEVCFAGRPWRSRTQRETSGVRASDIGLLLQDGALLPGLRALDNVLLPAALAGKPRGSLATRAEELLELVGLADRWDAYPAELSGGQQRRVALARALAAEPAVILADEPTGDLDALAAAEITAMLARVRADRSPAIVLVTHDPALAAIADRRLWMERGRCTEVTDAATPPLPPAAVFPVLRELTGAAVFEPPPADLAPLRPAISAGSLARSWLPFVGGLAVAAAVVALVDGLIAGKQEVVVQTARAQRRLAEEMAMQDLRADIDDVVVAADGTATVTAFLQNFRPEHPLHVLGPALEVGIQRDGRWETVSSELEKPPTTIRTIGSDKTLVPLTFSVPEGTYDELLRGYLHVRIGAALVVSDRPDGTGDLFERLDAYYIYLRDPRRTENEIRRANGWGDKATVPLWIAMPSH from the coding sequence ATGAGCGATCCGCCGATCATCGAGGCGCGGCATGCCAGCCTCACCTATCACACTCGCCGCGGACCGATTACCGCGGTCGACGACGTGAGTCTCGCGATCGCGCCGGGAGAATGCGTGGCGATCCTGGGACGATCGGGTTCGGGAAAGTCGACACTCCTGGCCCTGCTCGGCGGGCTCTGCGCACCGACGGCAGGCGAGGTGTGTTTCGCCGGCCGGCCATGGCGATCACGCACGCAGCGCGAGACGAGCGGCGTGCGGGCGAGCGACATCGGCCTCCTCTTGCAGGATGGCGCACTCCTGCCGGGACTGCGGGCTCTCGACAACGTGCTCCTTCCCGCCGCGCTCGCCGGCAAGCCGCGCGGCTCGCTGGCGACGCGGGCCGAGGAGCTGCTCGAGCTCGTCGGCCTAGCCGATCGATGGGACGCCTATCCAGCGGAATTGTCGGGCGGGCAACAGCGCCGCGTGGCCCTCGCCCGGGCCTTGGCCGCGGAGCCTGCCGTGATCCTCGCCGATGAGCCAACCGGCGACCTCGACGCGCTGGCGGCGGCGGAGATCACGGCCATGCTCGCGCGTGTGCGAGCCGACCGTTCCCCGGCGATCGTGCTCGTGACGCACGATCCGGCCCTGGCGGCGATCGCTGACCGCCGGCTGTGGATGGAACGCGGCAGATGCACGGAGGTGACCGACGCCGCGACACCGCCCCTCCCGCCTGCGGCAGTTTTTCCGGTGCTGCGGGAACTGACCGGCGCGGCGGTGTTCGAGCCGCCCCCGGCCGACCTTGCGCCCCTCCGACCGGCGATCAGCGCGGGGAGCCTTGCCCGGTCGTGGCTGCCGTTCGTCGGTGGGCTCGCAGTCGCGGCGGCGGTCGTCGCCCTCGTCGACGGGCTGATCGCCGGAAAACAGGAGGTGGTCGTTCAAACCGCGCGGGCACAGCGGCGGCTCGCCGAGGAGATGGCGATGCAGGATCTGCGGGCCGATATCGACGACGTGGTCGTCGCTGCCGATGGCACAGCCACCGTGACGGCGTTTCTCCAAAACTTCCGCCCGGAGCATCCGCTCCACGTGCTCGGCCCGGCGCTCGAGGTGGGCATCCAACGCGATGGCCGCTGGGAGACTGTTTCCAGCGAACTGGAAAAGCCTCCCACCACCATCCGCACGATCGGGAGCGACAAGACGCTCGTGCCGCTCACGTTCTCGGTGCCGGAGGGGACGTACGACGAGCTTCTGCGGGGATACCTCCACGTGCGGATCGGCGCGGCGCTGGTGGTGAGCGATCGGCCCGACGGCACGGGCGACCTCTTCGAGCGGCTTGACGCCTACTACATCTATCTCCGCGATCCGCGGCGCACGGAAAACGAGATCCGCCGCGCAAACGGCTGGGGCGACAAGGCGACCGTGCCGCTGTGGATCGCGATGCCGTCGCACTGA
- a CDS encoding Ppx/GppA family phosphatase — MGAWGRARRGWCGGVRGKRSHGVYRLGSRLPRPGDPPRAPPGRGREYHRIGSHPGGTERMRDSVDEDKQIFLSPEMTTRLGAIDIGSNSVRLIVAEALRGGNYRIIDEEREPTRLGRSVSTTGRLDDESMARTVQALGSFRQIAAGYQVTALRTIATCAVREAANGAEFCRRVRGEVGLDVEVISAEREARLAFASVANAIDLAGRNVVVADIGGGSTEIVYATGTLIDAIFTTPLGAVRLTEAFAVGDAVGAEAFAALEGEIASCLKKRTTRPPFAPQFLVGSGGTFTTLAELVMAAKRESNLPVAGYRVSHAEIRHLLDRLRKTPLRARRELPGMTPDRADIIIAGLSIIDGLLKRFRCNTVVVHTRGVRDGLLREMIDEALGSAAGPADLAGQREAAIERLAAVCSGEAEHGRQVAHLAGRLFEQLATALGLEPGDRELLQWAARLQDVGYVINYDQHHKHSYHLIRNARLPGMRPQDLEIVANVARYHRGALPKKKHENLARLSADEQRRVEGLAGILRLAGGLDRSRSQQVRDVRVAVDDDAVRVEVVADADPLVDIWGAERRTDLFERAFRLPVTVVWAEHGDGADGRGKQKGRKSRARRRGD, encoded by the coding sequence ATGGGGGCGTGGGGGCGGGCACGGAGGGGGTGGTGCGGGGGCGTGCGGGGAAAGCGATCGCACGGAGTGTATCGCCTCGGCAGCCGGCTGCCGCGGCCCGGCGATCCGCCGCGGGCCCCGCCGGGAAGAGGGCGGGAGTATCATCGAATCGGATCCCACCCCGGCGGAACCGAACGCATGCGCGACAGCGTCGACGAGGACAAGCAGATCTTCCTCTCGCCGGAAATGACCACCCGGCTGGGCGCGATCGACATCGGGAGCAACAGCGTCCGGCTGATCGTCGCCGAGGCCCTCCGCGGCGGGAACTACCGGATCATCGACGAGGAGCGCGAGCCGACGCGCCTCGGCCGGAGCGTGTCGACGACCGGCCGCCTCGACGACGAATCGATGGCCCGCACCGTCCAGGCGCTGGGGTCGTTCCGGCAGATCGCCGCCGGCTACCAGGTGACGGCGCTGCGGACGATCGCCACCTGCGCCGTCCGCGAGGCGGCCAACGGCGCCGAGTTCTGCCGCCGGGTGCGCGGGGAGGTCGGCCTCGACGTCGAGGTGATCAGCGCCGAGCGCGAGGCGCGGTTGGCGTTCGCCAGCGTGGCCAACGCCATCGACCTCGCCGGGCGCAACGTCGTCGTCGCCGACATCGGCGGCGGCAGCACCGAGATTGTCTACGCCACCGGCACCCTCATCGACGCGATCTTCACCACGCCGCTCGGCGCCGTCCGGCTCACCGAGGCGTTCGCCGTCGGCGACGCCGTCGGCGCCGAGGCGTTCGCCGCCCTCGAGGGGGAGATCGCGTCGTGCCTCAAGAAGCGGACGACGCGGCCGCCGTTCGCGCCGCAGTTCCTCGTCGGCTCGGGGGGCACGTTCACGACGCTCGCCGAGCTGGTGATGGCCGCCAAGCGCGAGAGCAACCTGCCCGTGGCCGGCTACCGCGTCTCCCATGCCGAGATCCGCCACCTCCTCGACCGGCTCCGCAAGACGCCGCTCCGCGCTCGCCGCGAGCTGCCGGGGATGACCCCCGACCGGGCCGACATCATCATCGCCGGGCTGTCGATCATCGACGGGCTGCTGAAGCGCTTCCGCTGCAACACCGTCGTCGTCCACACGCGCGGCGTGCGCGACGGCCTGCTCCGCGAGATGATCGACGAGGCGCTCGGCTCGGCCGCCGGCCCGGCCGACCTGGCGGGGCAGCGCGAAGCGGCGATCGAGCGCCTCGCCGCCGTCTGCTCCGGCGAGGCCGAGCACGGCCGCCAGGTGGCCCACCTCGCCGGGCGGCTGTTCGAGCAGCTCGCCACGGCGCTCGGCCTCGAGCCGGGCGACCGCGAGCTGCTCCAGTGGGCAGCACGGCTCCAGGACGTGGGCTACGTGATCAACTACGACCAGCACCACAAGCACAGCTACCACCTGATCCGCAACGCGCGCCTCCCCGGGATGCGCCCCCAGGATCTCGAGATCGTTGCCAACGTCGCCCGCTACCACCGCGGCGCGCTGCCGAAGAAGAAGCACGAGAACCTCGCCCGCCTGTCGGCCGACGAGCAGCGCCGCGTGGAGGGGCTGGCCGGGATCCTCCGCCTCGCCGGCGGCCTCGACCGGAGCCGCTCGCAGCAGGTGCGCGACGTCCGCGTGGCGGTCGACGACGACGCGGTGCGCGTGGAGGTGGTGGCAGACGCCGATCCGCTCGTCGACATCTGGGGGGCCGAGCGGCGCACCGACCTGTTCGAGCGGGCGTTCCGCCTGCCGGTGACCGTCGTCTGGGCCGAGCACGGCGACGGCGCCGACGGCCGCGGCAAGCAGAAGGGGCGCAAATCGCGTGCCCGCCGGCGCGGCGACTAA
- a CDS encoding ligase-associated DNA damage response exonuclease, giving the protein MHDLVEVTDAGLYCAAGDFHVDPWRRVPRAVITHAHADHARPGCDRYLCSADGRLVLRTRLGPGGVIDCLRPGESLSINGVRVSLVPAGHVLGSAQVRIEHRGVVWVITGDYKTAPDPTCAPFQPAECDVLVTESTFGLPIYRWPDAATIGAEIDAWWRANQVEGKASVLFAYALGKAQRLAALVDPSIGPIVAHGAVTKLVRAYRDSGVRLPPIDGVPPGARKVGHGRVLVIAPPSAAGSRWLRLFGPVSTAAASGWMQLRGVRRRRGFDRGFVLSDHADFPGLVAAVEASRAKRVLVTHGSTEAFARFLRERGLDASVLPTRFFGETPPGETAQPEDDADGTGDSIADNAGADGAGTRAAAEPADDAAGALP; this is encoded by the coding sequence ATGCACGACCTGGTGGAGGTGACCGACGCGGGGCTGTACTGCGCCGCCGGCGACTTCCACGTCGACCCGTGGCGGCGCGTCCCCCGGGCGGTGATCACCCACGCCCACGCCGACCACGCCCGGCCGGGCTGCGACCGCTACCTGTGCAGCGCCGACGGCCGGCTCGTGCTCCGCACCCGCCTCGGTCCCGGCGGCGTCATCGACTGCCTGCGGCCGGGTGAGTCGCTGTCGATCAACGGCGTCCGGGTGTCGCTCGTCCCGGCCGGCCACGTCCTCGGGTCGGCGCAGGTGCGGATCGAGCACCGCGGCGTCGTGTGGGTGATCACCGGCGACTACAAGACCGCCCCCGACCCGACCTGCGCGCCATTCCAGCCGGCGGAGTGCGACGTGCTGGTGACCGAGTCGACGTTCGGCCTGCCGATCTACCGCTGGCCCGATGCGGCGACGATCGGCGCCGAGATCGATGCCTGGTGGCGCGCCAACCAGGTGGAGGGGAAGGCGAGCGTGCTGTTCGCCTACGCGCTGGGCAAGGCGCAGCGCCTCGCGGCGCTGGTCGACCCGTCGATCGGCCCGATCGTCGCCCACGGGGCGGTCACCAAGCTCGTCCGTGCCTACCGCGACAGCGGCGTGCGCCTGCCGCCGATCGACGGCGTGCCCCCCGGCGCCCGCAAGGTGGGCCACGGCCGGGTGCTGGTCATCGCCCCCCCGTCGGCGGCCGGGAGCCGGTGGCTGCGCCTGTTCGGGCCGGTGAGCACCGCCGCGGCGTCGGGCTGGATGCAGCTCCGCGGCGTGCGCCGCCGGCGCGGCTTCGACCGCGGCTTCGTCCTCTCCGACCACGCCGATTTCCCCGGCCTCGTGGCGGCGGTCGAGGCGTCGCGGGCGAAGCGAGTGCTTGTCACCCACGGCAGCACCGAGGCGTTCGCGCGGTTCCTCCGCGAGCGCGGCCTCGACGCCTCCGTCCTCCCCACGCGGTTCTTCGGCGAGACGCCCCCCGGCGAGACGGCCCAGCCCGAGGACGACGCCGACGGCACGGGTGATTCGATCGCCGATAATGCCGGCGCCGACGGCGCCGGTACCCGCGCTGCGGCCGAGCCCGCCGACGACGCCGCCGGGGCGCTGCCATGA
- a CDS encoding bifunctional oligoribonuclease/PAP phosphatase NrnA has translation MRLDWGGLLDVLAAADTVVLTSHVRPDCDALGSELGMLGILEAKGKKVRIVNAQATPPALRWIDPWQRIESLAGGVDQAALATTDLFIVLDTSAWAQLGAMGEVIRAHRPRVLVVDHHVSEDDLSDRWFKDPTAEATARIVAEIGMRLKVPLTEAIATPLYAGLSTDTGGFRFPSASAETFRLAARLVDAGASPPTIYRELFEQDSIGRLHLVGLTLAGAETSHGGAVITSRVRQADLEAAGAVPSDTEDLVNLTLAVKGTVLAMILIEQPDGRVKVSFRSRCHVDAAALAATFGGGGHRAAAGTILPGPFAEAAAKVTAAVDAAWSAGM, from the coding sequence GTGAGACTCGACTGGGGCGGACTCCTCGACGTGCTCGCCGCCGCGGACACCGTCGTCCTCACCAGCCACGTCCGCCCCGATTGCGACGCGCTGGGGAGCGAGCTGGGGATGCTCGGGATCCTCGAGGCGAAGGGGAAGAAGGTCCGGATCGTCAACGCCCAGGCGACCCCGCCGGCGCTGCGCTGGATCGATCCCTGGCAGCGGATCGAGTCGCTCGCCGGCGGCGTCGATCAGGCGGCGCTGGCCACCACCGACCTGTTCATCGTCCTCGACACCAGCGCCTGGGCGCAGCTCGGGGCAATGGGGGAGGTGATCCGCGCCCACCGCCCGCGTGTCCTGGTCGTCGACCACCACGTCAGCGAAGACGACCTCTCCGACCGGTGGTTCAAGGACCCCACGGCCGAGGCGACGGCGCGGATCGTGGCCGAGATCGGGATGCGGCTCAAGGTGCCGCTCACCGAGGCGATCGCCACGCCGCTGTACGCCGGCCTGTCGACCGACACCGGCGGGTTCCGCTTCCCGTCGGCGAGCGCCGAGACCTTCCGCCTCGCCGCCCGCCTCGTCGACGCCGGCGCCAGCCCGCCGACGATCTACCGCGAGCTGTTCGAGCAGGACTCGATCGGCCGGCTCCATCTGGTGGGCCTGACGCTTGCCGGCGCCGAGACGAGCCACGGCGGCGCGGTGATCACGTCGCGGGTCCGCCAGGCCGATCTCGAGGCGGCCGGCGCCGTGCCGAGCGACACCGAGGATCTCGTCAACCTCACGCTGGCGGTGAAGGGGACGGTGCTGGCGATGATCCTCATCGAGCAGCCCGACGGGCGCGTGAAGGTGAGCTTCCGCAGCCGCTGCCACGTCGACGCCGCGGCACTGGCGGCGACGTTCGGCGGCGGTGGCCACCGCGCCGCGGCCGGCACGATCCTCCCGGGCCCGTTCGCCGAGGCCGCGGCGAAGGTCACGGCCGCCGTCGACGCGGCGTGGAGCGCGGGGATGTAG
- a CDS encoding ATP-dependent DNA ligase, which yields MKAFADLYWQLDGTTSITEKVAALRDYFRSAPAADAACALAVLAGGRQSRAVPLPLLRREAAAAAAIPLWLLEECYAQTGDLAETLALVLPPADEIAVPAAAALVPADLGLAAHVERLRDLRNEKDEEAIGAFLRATWRVLAPRERIVWHKLLTGGCRVGVSRTLVARALAEVAGIEPAAMMTRLVGRGDEGAEAFSRLISPVASAADDLRPYPFFLAAALDVPAAGLGAVGDWQAEWKWDGIRAQVVVRSAGVALWTRGEDLATEAFPEIATAAAGLPPGTVLDGELLAARGTRLLPFATLQRRSGRKRVTKGLLAEVPCVFVAYDLVEEGGDDLRALPLGERRARLERLLGGAGATDAPFLPEGDEAVATGRLFLSPLLAAPDWAGRAAARALARDRGVEGLILKRRASPYGSGRTRGDWWKWKIEPLEIDAVLLYAQAGHGRRAGLHTDYTLGVWEGEELVTVAKAYSGLSDAEIVEVDRIVRATTRQRHGPVRIVEPSLVFQIAFEGVAPSQRHKAKLALRFPRIVRWRRDKGIADAGRLDDLRRLCRTAAPTEAVP from the coding sequence ATGAAGGCGTTCGCCGACCTCTACTGGCAGCTCGACGGCACGACGAGCATCACGGAGAAGGTGGCGGCACTGCGCGACTATTTCCGCTCCGCCCCCGCCGCCGACGCCGCCTGCGCGCTGGCCGTCCTCGCCGGCGGGAGGCAGTCGCGCGCCGTGCCGCTGCCGCTTTTGCGCCGCGAGGCGGCGGCGGCCGCGGCGATCCCCCTCTGGCTCCTCGAAGAGTGCTACGCCCAGACCGGCGACCTCGCCGAGACGCTGGCCCTCGTCCTCCCCCCTGCCGACGAGATCGCCGTGCCCGCCGCTGCCGCGTTGGTGCCGGCCGATCTCGGCCTTGCCGCCCACGTCGAGCGCCTCCGCGATCTCCGCAACGAGAAGGACGAGGAGGCGATCGGCGCGTTCCTCCGCGCCACGTGGCGCGTGCTCGCCCCCCGGGAGCGGATCGTGTGGCACAAGCTGCTCACCGGCGGCTGCCGCGTCGGCGTCTCGCGGACGCTCGTCGCCCGGGCGCTGGCCGAGGTCGCCGGCATCGAGCCGGCGGCGATGATGACGCGCCTCGTCGGCCGCGGCGACGAGGGGGCGGAGGCGTTTTCCCGGTTGATCTCCCCCGTCGCCAGCGCCGCCGACGACCTCCGCCCCTATCCGTTCTTCCTCGCCGCGGCGCTCGACGTGCCGGCCGCCGGCCTCGGTGCGGTCGGCGACTGGCAGGCCGAATGGAAGTGGGACGGGATCCGCGCGCAGGTCGTCGTCCGTAGCGCGGGGGTCGCCCTCTGGACGCGCGGCGAGGATCTGGCGACCGAGGCCTTCCCCGAGATCGCCACCGCCGCGGCCGGCCTCCCGCCGGGCACGGTCCTCGACGGCGAGCTGCTCGCCGCCCGCGGCACGCGCCTCCTCCCCTTCGCCACGCTCCAGCGCCGCAGTGGCCGCAAACGCGTCACCAAGGGGCTCCTCGCCGAGGTCCCCTGCGTGTTCGTCGCCTACGATCTCGTCGAGGAAGGGGGAGACGATCTTCGCGCGCTACCGCTCGGCGAGAGGCGCGCGAGGCTCGAGCGGCTCCTCGGAGGCGCCGGGGCGACCGATGCACCGTTCTTGCCAGAGGGCGACGAGGCCGTCGCGACCGGGCGGCTGTTCCTCTCGCCGCTCCTGGCGGCCCCCGACTGGGCCGGCCGCGCCGCGGCGCGGGCCCTCGCGCGCGACCGGGGCGTCGAGGGGCTGATCCTCAAGCGCCGGGCCTCCCCCTACGGCAGCGGGCGGACGCGCGGCGACTGGTGGAAGTGGAAGATCGAGCCGCTCGAGATCGACGCCGTCCTGCTCTACGCCCAGGCCGGCCACGGGCGCCGCGCCGGCCTCCACACCGACTACACCCTCGGCGTCTGGGAGGGGGAGGAGCTCGTCACCGTCGCCAAGGCCTACTCGGGGCTGTCGGACGCCGAGATCGTCGAGGTCGACCGGATCGTCCGCGCCACGACGCGGCAGCGCCACGGCCCGGTGCGGATCGTCGAGCCGTCGCTCGTCTTCCAGATCGCCTTCGAGGGGGTGGCGCCGTCGCAGCGCCACAAGGCCAAGCTCGCCCTCCGCTTCCCGCGGATCGTCCGCTGGCGGCGCGACAAGGGGATCGCCGACGCCGGCCGGCTCGACGACCTGCGCCGGCTGTGCCGGACCGCGGCCCCCACCGAGGCCGTCCCATGA
- a CDS encoding bifunctional riboflavin kinase/FAD synthetase: MFSATGRWTPAAPGCAATVGNFDGVHVGHAAIVRRLVEAAADRGLPAVAVSFDPHPAALLRPDSAPEPLSTPRRRAELLAELGVDAIVVQPADRRLLALEPEAFYAWLLRGWLGAAVLVEGEDFRFGAARRGDVALLASLGAADGVVVDVVAPVAVGGAPVSSSRVRRLLAEGAVADAAALLTAPYRIEGTVVEGAKRGRTLGFPTANLAAVATLIPADGVYAARAWVGDGAGPAAPYPAAVHVGPAVSFGVESRAIEVHLIGFSGDLYGQTLAVDFLERVRETRHFAGVEELVGQLRADTARATEVAARTPVPRSAEAT, translated from the coding sequence GTGTTCTCGGCCACGGGCCGGTGGACGCCGGCGGCGCCGGGGTGCGCCGCCACGGTCGGCAACTTCGACGGCGTCCACGTCGGCCACGCGGCGATCGTGCGCCGGCTGGTGGAGGCGGCGGCCGACCGCGGCCTCCCCGCGGTGGCGGTTTCGTTCGATCCCCATCCGGCGGCGCTGCTCCGCCCCGACAGCGCGCCCGAGCCGCTGTCGACGCCGCGGCGCCGCGCCGAATTGCTCGCCGAGCTGGGGGTCGACGCCATCGTCGTCCAGCCCGCCGACCGGCGCTTGCTGGCGCTCGAGCCCGAGGCGTTCTACGCCTGGTTGCTGCGCGGCTGGCTCGGCGCCGCGGTGCTCGTCGAGGGGGAGGATTTCCGCTTCGGCGCCGCGCGGCGCGGCGACGTGGCGCTGCTGGCGTCGCTCGGGGCCGCCGACGGCGTGGTCGTCGACGTCGTCGCCCCGGTGGCGGTCGGCGGAGCGCCGGTGTCGAGCTCGCGCGTCCGCCGGCTGCTCGCCGAGGGGGCCGTCGCCGACGCCGCGGCGCTGCTCACGGCGCCCTACCGGATCGAGGGCACGGTCGTGGAGGGGGCGAAGCGCGGGCGCACGCTCGGCTTCCCGACGGCGAACCTCGCCGCGGTCGCCACGCTCATCCCCGCCGACGGCGTCTATGCGGCGCGGGCCTGGGTGGGCGACGGCGCGGGTCCGGCGGCGCCGTATCCGGCGGCCGTCCACGTCGGGCCGGCGGTGTCGTTCGGCGTCGAGTCGCGCGCGATCGAAGTCCACCTGATCGGCTTCTCGGGCGACCTCTACGGCCAGACGCTCGCCGTTGACTTCCTCGAGCGGGTCCGTGAGACTCGCCACTTTGCCGGTGTCGAGGAGCTCGTCGGCCAGCTCCGTGCCGACACCGCGCGGGCCACCGAGGTGGCGGCCCGGACCCCGGTCCCCCGATCCGCGGAGGCGACGTGA
- a CDS encoding sensor histidine kinase, translated as MATAPRPARSSRARSPRPRRRSRPPSTRRGARGCSVASDAEMEPSRGARGSCPTSNVRSSTASSPSRSCAWDGRSFGPWPKNAPQASFAPMPRALARKEEILRNLIEAQEYEKQTIGHDIHDGLLQYAIGSRMLLESLVHDHPTRPGSDVPDTVLAYLGKGIEEGRQVVRGMRPPLLDDLGLRAALEDLAEQFTDMGVCVESRIDADLAAISPSLQTTIYRVTQESLNNVRKHSGGDRAVVSLRHIDGGLRLEVEDHGRGFDVDAVGPRGFGLIGMTERVRLAGGTLRIDSGAGRGTRVRADLPLQVRAIPTGGAKA; from the coding sequence GTGGCCACCGCGCCGCGGCCGGCACGATCCTCCCGGGCCCGTTCGCCGAGGCCGCGGCGAAGGTCACGGCCGCCGTCGACGCGGCGTGGAGCGCGGGGATGTAGCGTTGCCAGCGACGCCGAGATGGAGCCTTCGAGGGGCGCACGCGGGAGCTGTCCAACCTCGAACGTGAGATCGTCGACCGCCAGCTCGCCGAGTCGCAGCTGCGCATGGGACGGGAGGAGTTTCGGGCCCTGGCCGAAAAATGCCCCACAGGCATCTTTCGCACCGATGCCACGGGCGCTCGCACGAAAGGAAGAGATCCTCCGAAACCTGATCGAAGCGCAGGAGTACGAGAAGCAGACCATCGGCCACGATATCCACGACGGCCTGCTGCAATACGCGATCGGCTCGCGGATGCTGCTGGAGAGCCTCGTGCATGACCACCCCACGCGGCCCGGCAGCGACGTGCCCGACACCGTACTGGCATACCTCGGCAAGGGCATCGAGGAGGGACGACAGGTGGTCCGTGGCATGCGGCCGCCGCTCCTCGACGATCTCGGCCTTCGAGCGGCGCTCGAGGACCTGGCCGAACAGTTCACCGACATGGGCGTCTGTGTCGAGAGCCGGATCGACGCCGATCTCGCGGCGATCTCCCCGTCGCTCCAGACCACCATCTACCGCGTCACGCAGGAGTCGCTCAACAACGTGCGGAAGCACAGCGGCGGGGACCGGGCAGTGGTGTCTTTGCGGCACATCGACGGCGGCCTGCGGCTCGAAGTGGAGGACCACGGCCGGGGGTTCGACGTCGACGCGGTCGGACCACGGGGCTTCGGGCTCATCGGGATGACGGAGCGGGTGCGGCTGGCAGGCGGGACGCTCCGGATCGACAGCGGCGCGGGCCGCGGCACCCGGGTCCGCGCGGACCTACCCCTGCAGGTCCGCGCGATCCCGACGGGCGGCGCGAAGGCGTGA